Genomic DNA from Gossypium hirsutum isolate 1008001.06 chromosome A01, Gossypium_hirsutum_v2.1, whole genome shotgun sequence:
TACTTATTTATCacatttttttggtttaaaaGAAGATTTAGGATGAAAATGTTTTTGAGCCTCAACCCTaacttcaatttttataaataagtttgaCCCCATTTAGAACCTCCATCACCAAAATCAAACTAAGAGAAAAAGAAACCCAGAAATtccctttttttcaattttttgggcTCAAAACCAAGTGGAGAGGAcgagaaaaaaggaagaaagaaagaaaaaaaagaatgggTTTTGCTTCATTTGTTGGACGAGTTTGCTTTGCTTCCATTTTCGTTCTATCAGCTTGGCAAATGTAATCCTCTCtttattttaacatttcattAAATCTACATCTTGGgttgttttttaaatttgtttgttttttagatTTGGGTTTTTATTATTGTTGCATTATTTTTGGCAAATGATGGATTATTGTTAGTGTTCTTTAAGTTTAGACGTTATAATTTGCCTGATAGGACAGTATTTTGTTTAGATTGTTGTAAATTGCCTGATAGAACAGTGTTAGTACAAAGTAATAGTTAGCAAAATCGGTTCACACGGTGGCCGCCGTTCAGAGAATATAGAAAATGGTAATAGTATAGTTAGAGTGAGCGCTGGCTGAGGTCTACATGCATTGAAAACCATGCGACGCGAGATGTAGTTGTCTCCATTGGCTGAGGATGTTTGGTTAAAATGGCTGGCTTGGCGAGGTCCTTCGGACGATTCTATATGGTTAAAGTAGTTGACTAGGTGAGGTCTTCCCGGTGAGGAGGAGATATATGGCGAACAATGCCTTGAACCTTCGTCTTTGGAGAAGATGAATTTGAGTGTGTTTATTGGTTTGACTCTTTATTACTCTTGAAATGCTCGACCTATTTGGATAGGAGTATGGTAATGCGCCTCTCCAAATGCACGAAAAAAGTAATATGTCAACACTCGCAGTTGAGTTCGAGTATAGTTAAGTACATATCTGGTAGTTGACTCAATGTCTTGAATGTCCAAATTGTTTACCGAAATCCTACCTCAACATTATAGCTTGGATGGTATAAATCCAGCAATGGGCGCTGTAGTGAATTTTACTTCACCGTTGCTTCAATGCCCTAAATGCCTGAATGCTTTACCGATCCTGTTGTCACCATTCCGGCAATTGGCCATGTAGTTAGTTTTACTTCACTATGGTGACATATCCAATATGTTGGCAGGTTCAATGACTTCGGGGTCGATGGTGGACCTGCAGCAAAGGAGTTGGCACCAAAGCTTAATCTTGCTAAGAAACATTTATCTTCACAATTCCATGTAAATTTTCTGGATGTTGAAGTAAGATATACCTTTTCTCTTTGAATCACTTGTAATGAATTTCTTGATCTTGCTGGGTATGTGTTCGTGTTTTGTATGATGTGTGAAGACCTTTTTCCTCACACAGGTTAGACAATTAGTTTTAACTGCTATTGCTATGAAAGGACTTGGTGCTATTCTCTTtgtattcggccatggttttGGAGCTTTCCTCCTGGTTAGAATTTCGTTTCTTTCAGGTGATTATATGTTAATTTCACGTAGCTGTTCCGTCTTATTCTTTCTTTTGCCGTAGATAATGTATTTGCTGGTTAGCACTCCTATTCTCCATGACTTCTACAACTACGGCTCCGACGAGCCCGGATACAATATTCTGCTCGGTGATTTCTTGCAGGTATTTTACATATGCATATTTAAAGTGTTCCCTCTGCATTACTAAAATGTGTGGACTTCATTGATTTTCCCGTTAATGGCAGTGTGTTGCACAATGCGGTGCGTTAATTTTCTTCTGGGGAATGAAGAACTCAATAACAAAGAGACGGAAGAAGAAAGCCCCGAAGTCGAAAACTGCTTAGTTTATATCCAAGAGGTAGCTGGTGAAGATAGTTGCAGTGCCAGATAATATTTTGCAGGTCTATCCGTTACTAAAAGAAGTTTATTTTTAGTTCATTATTCACTAAACGTTTCTTTTGCCCCCTTGTTCGTTTACGATGGCAATTCGATTTTGAGTTCAAAAGTAGGGTTTAATGAATACTCCTATTGGATTCAAATTGGACCGGGAAATTTTCCGGCTTCCGGCTTCCGATTTCCTTATTGTTTTCCATTTCATCTTTAGATTATTTAAGCACACACTTCTTCCAGGCTACATTCATTGTTCTTGTTCCGATTGTTTTCAAGTCATCAAACATTGATCTCATCGTTCATCTAAATGATTTC
This window encodes:
- the LOC121232245 gene encoding uncharacterized protein isoform X2 — encoded protein: MGFASFVGRVCFASIFVLSAWQMFNDFGVDGGPAAKELAPKLNLAKKHLSSQFHVNFLDVEIMYLLVSTPILHDFYNYGSDEPGYNILLGDFLQCVAQCGALIFFWGMKNSITKRRKKKAPKSKTA
- the LOC121232245 gene encoding uncharacterized protein isoform X1, giving the protein MGFASFVGRVCFASIFVLSAWQMFNDFGVDGGPAAKELAPKLNLAKKHLSSQFHVNFLDVEVRQLVLTAIAMKGLGAILFVFGHGFGAFLLIMYLLVSTPILHDFYNYGSDEPGYNILLGDFLQCVAQCGALIFFWGMKNSITKRRKKKAPKSKTA